One Paramisgurnus dabryanus chromosome 9, PD_genome_1.1, whole genome shotgun sequence DNA segment encodes these proteins:
- the LOC135769791 gene encoding uncharacterized protein C14orf132, whose protein sequence is MELSLIAAQHFQAVSGAFMDSPCNDNSSHQTSTSNLNANFSRPAEQEEEGKFSSDAIWLWVAVIATIGNIVVVAVVCACAF, encoded by the exons ATGGAGTTATCACTGATCGCAGCGCAG CATTTTCAAGCAGTCAGCGGGGCCTTCATGGATTCTCCATGCAATGACAATTCATCCCATCAGACTTCCACCTCCAACCTCAATGCAAACTTCTCCCGACCAGCCGAACAGGAAGAAGAGGGCAAGTTCTCCAGCGATGCCATCTGGCTGTGGGTGGCTGTCATTGCAACTATCGGCAACATTGTTGTGGTAGCCGTGGTGTGTGCCTGTGCCTTTTAG